Within the Drosophila miranda strain MSH22 chromosome Y unlocalized genomic scaffold, D.miranda_PacBio2.1 Contig_Y2_pilon, whole genome shotgun sequence genome, the region tttgtCAAAGTTCTTTCGCTATTCCTTGCTGAATAGTCATCTGCAGTGGAAATCAGATAAAGGAGAAGAGGCATTCCTTTCTGACCCCAGATGACAGTCAGCAAGAAGAGGCTCAGTTGACTGGAAGCGACGTAGGCTAGATCCTTCAGTGGAATTGCAGAGCGCGAATGACGAATGTCGACCGCCTGACCCTGCGGGAAATACCGCGTTAGTTTTCACACGATCCTATATATCCTATAAGTAAAAGGCTTCTTCGACTCCAGCGCTTTGGAACATAGGTATTCTGCTTTCGAGCGTTACTCTATCCACGATGGAGGGAAGAGATTTATTCAAGAATTACTGACGGTGGTCTTAGAGTTGGCTGTCGAAAGCTGGAAAACAGATAAACCAGGTTTTATTATCGGTTACTGTCCGCTGCCGGCGTCGAACAATCTGGGTACCCACTGTCGAGATCAGTGTTGATCCATGGATGCGAGTCGTGTTAGAACCGAAACGTAAACCTTTCAAAAGAGATATCGGGAAAAAAAATACCAAGTAGATGGCGGTGCGCGAGCGTCGGTCATAGAGTTCATTCATTATAAGTATTAAAGTTTATTACCGAAATTTGAGGGGAATAAAACAAAGTTAGGAAGAATTATAGTCACGGTCCTCAGTACAGTATTGTTGAGCCAATCACATCAGATATAGATTATAGGAGACGACTGAAACAAGTAGTATTTTCTTGCCATGGGTTTGGACAGATCTCCTGGAAAGGAAGCCCAAGGAGCAGGTGAAGGTGTCAGCCTTGTGTGCGCGCTGTGCcagaaagccatactgaccaCGGATGAGGTATTCCGTTCGGTTTGCGAGCACGAGTTCCATCTTCCCTGTATGAGCACCCATTTAAAGACTAGTAATGTTTGCCCGGTATGTGAAAGCAGGTGTAGAGCTGTAAGCGGGGCGGTGCCGAAGGTAGTAGCGCAAAATACTCGCGCTCAGTCTAAGGAACGTGCAAAAGGGGGAGAAGAAGCGAGTTCATCTAAAAATATAGACCTGGTGGCTATGGAACAGAGATTGCTCGCTTCGCTAAGTAAACGAATGGCAGAGCTGATTCAAAGCTCGGTAGTTGATTCAATGCAACAGTTAACCCGAACCTCAAGTCAGTCCACTGTCACCGCAGCTTTAGACCGTTCTCCAACGCCGTTGTCCGACCAGTCGCAAGCAACAAGCTATGGAGAGGGAACTGGTCCTGGCCGTAGACAAGCACCCCAAAGCATAGATCAATCGTCACCATTGCGAAGCGGTTCCTCTGATTTATCCCAGAGACCGGACAAAGTGGTCCATATACTTAATGGCTGGAAAATTAAGTTCTCGGGAGTCGGGGTggataattatacccgatactcaaaatgagtattggggtatattagatttgtggtaaaagtggatgtgtgtaacgtccagaaggaatcgtttccgaccccataaagtatatttattcttgatcagcatcaatagccgagtcgattgagccctgtctgtctgtccgtccgtccgtctgtccgtctgtccgtcccttcagcgcctagtgctcaaagactataagagctagagcaacgatgttttggatccagacttctgtgatatgtcactgctacaaaaatatttcaaaacttcgccccgcccacttccgcccccacaaagaacgaaaatctgtggcatccacatttttaaagatacgataaaaccaaaaacgcagaatcgtagaggatgactatatgttttagaatgtaagatctcaaccagatcgtataattattatagccagaatcaagaaaacaatttcattctttctcgctctgtctctctctaacgcacaggtttcatggtcggctttgccaattgcaaaatatgagttcaaggatctcagaacctataagagccagagcaaccaaatttggtatccacactcctgtgatatcggaccttgaccgtttcgtgtccaaatttcgccacaccccctttcgcccccgcaaaggacgaaaatctggggcatccacaaatctcagagactattaaggctagagtaaccaaatttggtatccgcacttctgttagatctcactataaaacgtatatctcagaatttcgccccaccccttccgccccacaaagaacgaaaatctgttgcatccacaatattgcagattcgagaaaactaaaaacgcagaatcatagataatgaccatatctatcagactgctgaatctggatcatttttatacctaaaaggaacaaatcaatttgcagtggctacgcagcgcccgacgtcacgctcagactgattttctgtctctctcgcacgcactctttgtcgtgtcgtttaatattagctgcgtctgccggaggagagccatactgactaagtatcgggtataactgtagagttgtggtgtccgcagcaactcacaacgttcccctcgtttcatATATAGAGTAGAGGCATTGACCCATCAAACTTTGGAAGGAAATTTTTCCGTGCTTTGCCGGAATGTGAGTGTTTTGTTTGAAGGGAAAGCTAACGAGTTCTACTGGCGACATCATAAGGCTGTAGTTGAAGTTCAATGGGAAGAAAAAGACGAGAAATGACGCCAAGAAAAAGATGACGTTGACATCGAAGAACTGATCCGAAACCGAAAGCAGAAGGCAAGCGAGACTTTCGAAATTTGTCGAAGACGCGAAATCTTCTTAGAGGACGTTAGAACCTCGCATGGGTATGCGAAAACCATGCCTTTTCGGCGAGAGATATCGGAGCTGAAACAGGACGTGGAGGCCCGAGAATATTcagagagtgagagggagatGGAAGTAGACGCAATTGCATTGATCTGTTGGAATTGTCGGAAGACGGGACACAGATATCAAGATTGTGTTTCTGAACGGggaattttctgctatggcTGTGGTGCTTCTAACACATACAAGCCCAGTTGCGAGAAATGTTCAAAAAACTCCAAGCTCAGCACGCCGAAGTTGCCATTCAAAAAGAAGGCTTCGTGTGTGCTACGCCATCAAGGCAACAATACCGATTAGAGGCACTTCCACTACCAGTAGTGACCACGATTTACCCAGACCTACAAACAAGCAACGACAGCTCACTGTTGAATTGCACAGACAAAACCAGATTAGACGATTCAGTTACCGGAAATGATTTGTATATAGAGAGAGGGGCAGCAAGATCGCGTAAGGGGAAGCGAATGACTCGGTTTTGGCAAAATGTAAAGATATGCCGGTCAGGAATTAAGCATTTGAGCGCTCTCGCAGACATAAAGAGAGATCCTCGTCCGTTCTTACCAATCCGTCTGCTAGATCGAACCGTCTATGGCTTGTTAGACTCCGGGGCGTCCATCAGCTGTGTTGGAGGCGAGTTGGCTAAGGAAGTGGTCCTTGCCGATGCACCTTACAAACGTATTAATGATAGAGCCAAAACAGCGGATGGTAAGGCTCAGAAGATAGTGGGAAGGATGAGAGTAGACGTGGAATATGGGGACGAGAAGAAGTCTCTTGAGTTATATTTAATTCCTTCGCTCAAACATGATCTGTACCTGGGAATTGACTTTTGGGAGCTGTATGACCTGTTGCCCAGTCAGTTGCGAGTGTCCGAAATAGAGATGTCGAACCAAGAGACAAGCGGGGTTGAACAGCACGAGCTGACGCCGATACAAAAGGATCAGTTATCCAATGAACTGAAGTGTTATCCCTCGTTTGCTCAAGAAGGTTTAGGAAAAACCGACTTGATAACGCATGTTATCGACTTAGGGAACGCCAGCCCAGTGAAACAAATACATTTCCCTGTTTCGCCAGCCGTAGAAAAGGACATGTACTCGGAAATAGACCGAATGATCCAATTGGGAGTAATAGAGGAATCAGACAGCGCTTGGTCCTCGCCAATAGTGTTGGTCTCTAAGCCGGGAAAAATCCGCATCTGTTTGGATTGCCGGAAAGTGAACAGTTTCACGGAAAAGGATGCTTATCCCTTGCCTCAGATTAACGGGATCCTGAGCCGTTTGCCGAAGGCAGAATTCATCTCGAGTCTTGATGTGAAAGATGCGTACTGGCAAGTACCGTTGGACGTAAAGTCCCGGGATAAGACGGCCTTTACAGTCCCTGGACGTCCCCTTTACCAATTTAAAACAATGCCTTTCGGGCTGTGCAACGCCACCAGTACCATGTCACGATTAATGGACAAAATAGTTCCTTGTAACCTTCGAAACGAAGTGTTCATTTACTTAGACGATCTGTTGATAGTTTCTTCGAATTTCGAGCGACATCTGGAAGTACTATTAGAAATGGCCAAGCAGCTCAGGCGAGCGAAATTAACTATCAACATCGGTAAAAGCCATTTCTGCATGCGCCGAGTGAGGTATTTGGGGCACATAATAGGAGACGGAGGAGTCCGAACCGATCCCGACAAGATAAAGGCCATTGCCGACTTCCCAGTACCGAAAAATCTCAGGGACTGAGAAGCTTTATAGGAATGTGTGGGTGGTATCGTAAGTTCGTACCAAATTTTGCGTCACTCGCCTCGCCCTTGACCGACGTCATGACAACCAAGAGGAAGTTTGTGTTTCCAAAGGAAGCCATAGAAGCCTTGAGAAGCCCTGATTTTACGAAACAGTTTTACATCCACTGTGATGCTAGCAAAACAGGAGTAGGGGGAGTTCTGGTGCAGCTGTCGGGACGAATGTCCAATCGCTTATGTCtcgaaaaaactaaacaaaGCTCAACGAAATTATACCGTAACCGAGCAAGAATGTTTAGCCGCCATAGTATCGCTGAAGAATTTCAGAGCGTACGTGGAGGGACACGAATTCACCGTGATAACGGATCACGCGTCCTTAAAATGGCTCATGTCTAGGATTGCAAAGATACCGTTTTAAAATTGAGCATCGAAAAGGCACACAGAACGTGGTTCCTGATGCCTTGTCGCGGGTTAATGAAGAGATGGTGGCCGCTTTGGAATTACCCGAAGGGTCGCTGGTTGAATCTTGAATCGACAGAATTCAAGTCACCCGAGTATACCGAGTTAGTTAGCCGAGTAGAAACCAACAGGGATAAGCTGCCTGATTTGAAAACTGACGGCGTCTTCGTATTCCGTCGTGCCGAGCACCTGTCTGGAGAGCAAATCCACGACGAGTATGCTTGGAAGCTCTGGGTACCAAAGAGTTTGGTTCCGGATATCCTAAGTCGAGCTCATAATAGGTCGCTAGCTGCTCACGGAGGAATCCACAAAACGATCGAACGCATAAGGCGTCACTACTTTTGGCCAGGTTTGGTTTCGGATGTCAAGGCTTATATCAACTCCTGCGACGTGTGTAAAACGACTAAGGCTCCGAATCGCATTCTCCGACCTCCGTTGGGGAAAGCACCAGAAACCCACCGGTTTTTCCAAAGGCTATTCGTTGATTTTTTGGATCCCAATCCCCGGTCCAGAAGCGGGAATATTGGCATTTTTATTGTGCTCGATCATTTCTCAAAATACGTATTTCTGAAACCGGTGAAGAAAATTAGCGCAGATGTGGTGGTCAAGTACCTAGATGGAGAGTTGTTCATGAAATTTGGTGTACCCGAAACTATCGTATCCGATAATGGATCGCAGTTTCGATCTGAAACCTTCCGAAATCTCTTGACTCAGTTCAAGGTAACGCACACCCTGACGGCAGTCCTCAGGCGAACGCCTCCGAACGGGTGAACCGTTCCGTGATTGCTGGTATCCGGGCGTACATACGACCCGACCAGAAGAACTGGGACGAGTGCTTAAACAGAATAGCGTGTGCGTTGAGATCGGCAAGACATGCCAGCGTAGGAACGACTCCGTATTATTTGGCTTTCGGTCAACACATGATTACAAGTGGTTCGACATATTCGTTATTGAGAAAATTGAACATGCTAGAGGATCGATCGTTGGTGTTCGATAAGCAAGATTCCTTTGAAATAGTACGCCAAAGCGCTGGAAAGCAAATGCAACGAAGTCACAATCTGAACGAGAAGCGATACAACTTACGGTCCAGCGAAGTAGCGTTTGCAGTAGGCCAAgaagtgtttaggagaaattTTAAACAAAGTTGTTTTCAGTCCGGCTACAGCGCCAAGTTTGGGCCTGCCTTTGTGAAAGCCCGTGTCCGCAGAAAGATAGGAAATTCCTACTACGAATTGGAAGATTTGCAAGGACGCCTGCTGGGTAACTACCACGCAAAGGACATACGACAGTAATAAGTCGCTTCATGTGGTATCAGCCTAGGAGATGTAACCACCCCTAGTCTGATCTGGAGGGGGGGCTTTGTAGGGGTCATGAATCGACTCAGTATGTGTTGGAAGGCGCCTTGCTGATCAGCTGCCTGGACAGCTGACCGCAGAACGGACAAGTGTAGAAGTCAGCCGAGGTCAGGGTTGCTCAATTTTGACAACCTAGAGGGCGTAACCTCCCCATGCAAGAGTGTATGCAAATGACAAGCGGCCAGATCAAGTTTCCGGCTTCAATCTTTTCCTGTGCGACAATTTCCCCGTCCCCAGCCGGCGCACAAGTCGCCCGACGAGGAGTGTGTGCCGACAAAACAAGGCGCGTACGAGCCGTGCcacatttaaaatatttataaacaCTGATAGAAATACCGAAAGAAAACTCAATATACCGTTCCCGCTTCCATAGAGCCCTGTATTAATAGAGTTTCGTCGACATATAAAAAGATCTCGGTCCGTGGTTAGAAATGGCGCATTAAAGCCGGTGGTGAGGAAAAATTATGGCCCGAGAGATGCCCTgaataattaaaattaatagtTACGCTTTTTGGAAACCAGATATCAGTTTCCCAATTATCAGTTCCAAAACAGACCAATGAAGTTCCTAATATTTAGCTTTAATTATTAGTAGGGCCCGTTCGTATTAAGAATTTATATTATGTATGGAAAATAGATAGAGGAAATTGTGAGAAACCTAAGAAGTACCGagaagaaaaggaaaaacagAAATTTAATGGTTTTAGGACTAACTCCGTATGAGGAAAGTCAAAGGTtgcgaaaaataataatgtaAACGAAAGGAAGGATAATGTTCTATTTCAGAGTCGCCGGGAGATCGATCTTTCGCCGATGGAGGAGCATGACTGCGTGAGTACAATCCTGCGCCTTTCGTTTGATTCTGGTAGTTGCGCCCGATCCTAATCTCTCAGAAAAGAAAATAAGACTTGAACATAAGATAGAATCGCTAATGAATAGCTACCATCTTACACTTTCCTcactgttcggagcagaacccagccgattagctgcttgccaaatagcacctaattcttggccctcagccgcttattttgtttgttacttatgtctatgtcactcatttgtttgttaaagctttgcgcttgcttgccctgctaaacgctctctgccagctcgctcttcgctatctccgctttgcgtctgcctaccgacgtcggccgagcgaagctgcgcttagcgatcggagcggcaatgtaaagggcaggcaagccacacttgcaatttggatgtcacgcattaaagaacatatcgtaattttatttctgcgccgagttttgtttaattcgaaataattagtcggccgattggggataaaaaacattatctccacataaaatttggtgaccccgacgtgatctctgagttgcagtgtcaattaataatcattcgcgatcgacattcgttagccctagcaaattttcggcggttaagcacaattcggtactaaaacacacttacatacacctacatacacgcattgctggctattaatttctctgtcgcgacaattcggtcagtgcagtgcggtaggcagtgcagcgaactcactaatacccACAAGCgcagtacaaagcggaatcggacagctcgcacagccgcacagctaaaggaattagctgtaatccctttgctttcggttcccacgtttatacgtatacagggtgtctttttcggtcgtgctgagtgactcttttaaaacctcaacatggcagcacctgagcctaccaatgtcgcgaacgcagcaatgccgagtgatgtagatttctacaagcacaaggccgagtccatcgcgcgccaactaaaggccatggatcgctttctcaccaaggaagagcttgccgagttagatgaggcagaacttcaagctcgcttagagcaaatcgagcgaataaatgcggatttcgatgccgctcaaacgagccttgaaaggctggatttcctgcagttagcccatgatggccggctggacttttcgaatgtttatgtcaaggttaggtccaggctgtcgcgggagttgatggctgctcgcacggtaaatgttgccaattcaacggctcggcatactctcgaggggaattcgtcgttgttcgcctataatagtataggccgttctcgaatgcccgagttgcagcttccgcgattcggtgggaactacatggattggccagaattccactcgatgttctcgacaatggtgcacaaagaccatcgtataccaatcatcgaaaaattccaatatcttcgtggatgtctagatggtgctgcgctggatacgattcgttccttggaactttctgaggagaattaccacaaggcgttgaatttactaatgttgcgattcgataataaactgttacattttcaggcacacgtcaaggctattttcgggctgcaaggggtggagaagggctcggctatcggcttgcgcgcgctcagcgacaaaatcaattcgcacttgcgtgcccttcagaccttggcgaccccgcaggagatatccgatgggttgctgatcttcatcataggcacgaaattggaccacaagaccaaggagaaatgggaagagaac harbors:
- the LOC117193919 gene encoding uncharacterized protein LOC117193919, with protein sequence MGLDRSPGKEAQGAGEGVSLVCALCQKAILTTDEVFRSVCEHEFHLPFDSVQGNAHPDGSPQANASERVNRSVIAGIRAYIRPDQKNWDECLNRIACALRSARHASVGTTPYYLAFGQHMITSGSTYSLLRKLNMLEDRSLVFDKQDSFEIVRQSAGKQMQRSHNLNEKRYNLRSSEVAFAVGQEVFRRNFKQSCFQSGYSAKFGPAFVKARVRRKIGNSYYELEDLQGRLLGNYHAKDIRQ